In the genome of Phacochoerus africanus isolate WHEZ1 chromosome 5, ROS_Pafr_v1, whole genome shotgun sequence, the window CAGGTGAGGtgaaaaaaaggatgaagttgTGGACAGAGGAGATGCTGACAGTTTATATATGTGTCCCTGGGAAACAGCCAAATGCCTGGGAGAGGATCAGACTTTCAAAGGCTAAGAAATAGGTGGGTTCAAGACAAGATCTCCAAGAGACCTGTGGAACCAGGAAATACCTGGCTTTCAGGTGTAATGATCAGAAAATTGCTTGAGGTCTAGAAGGCCCAAGAGGCTGGAAGGAGAGAGCTGAGGGgctgggtggcaggggaggggcgctggcccagcctcctcctctcctgtcccctcccccgccctcaaGAGCCCTTTGTGATGTGGCTGCAGTTCTGTGATATGAGCCTGGGGCTTTAACTGCCAGGTCATTCACAGGGCTCAGTTACCTGAGGGTAACAGTGCTATCTCCTGTGAAAGTGTTGTGAAGAGATGAAGAATCTCAGCTCTTTTGTGAACAGTATGGGTGCTCCTTGGTGGCGCCCCAGTCCTGCTTCCTGGGTGGATGAAACCATCCTTGCCTTGGTGTGTGGACTGGGGCTCTGCTTCCTACTACTCCCCTACCTCAGGAGTGATCCGTCCTCACTACCACCCTAGGACACACGGGAGCATCAGGAAGGTAAGGAACCCGGGGCCCAGACCCAAGAGCACATGAGTCTCTCTTTCCTATTATTACTTTCACTTTTCTGAAGCAACTAGAGAGTCTCCTGAGATGGGAAAGAAGAGGACATCTAGGATCATGAAACAACACACACCATCCCTCTAGGGACAAGCCAGGCCTGACAGGGGATAGAGTGGGCGCTGGGATTTCTGGCCAAAGATCTCAGACCAGGTgtcccaggaggggagagggctcCAGGGCTCGTCCCAAATGCAGTGACCAGCGGCCAAGGACTGGATACTAAGAGTTCCATCTCAGCCACAGGTCAAGCCCCTGAGCACTGGTTCACCAGCCACGAACAAGGGTCTTGAACAAGGGCTCGTCTGAGGGCAGTGCTGAGGCCCTGGGAGCCTCTGAGCGGGTGGGGCCCCACCTCGGGGAGCAGAGACCTGACAAGGTGTGTTTCTTGAGCAGAGGAACAGTGACACAAGAAATCCAGAGTAGATCTCAAAGAAAAGCCTTCCTTGTGTTCCTCAATGAAGGAACACAGAACACTTGTATCTGCTggaaaaatgagtgaaagaaaagaaaacccacagagctCCATGAGTTCCACAGAGAAAGTCCTAGTATGCCTGGTCGTGGAGTGTCTTGAGTGTCTGAGGCTTTAGAGAAGGCAGAGTGAGAAGTGGGAACCagcccctctttcttttttttttttttttctgtttctcagaaaCAAATGGAgcctctggggaggaggaggaggaggagcatgaGACAGAGCGCTTTGAAAGGTAAGCTTCCACGTTCAGCCCTGTGCGCCCTGAGAGTCTGCTTCCATCTCTCCCAGCCCTGAGGGACCAGCTCCGTGGTCTCTAAGGATGCCAGTGGCAGGGAACAGAACCCtcaggaaaggaaagcaggaaccAGGTCCTTTTGTGGAATGAAGCTGGGAGGAGCCTGGGAAAGGGCCTGACCCAGCAGGGGCGTGTGGGCTGTCTTGGACCACGAGTACCCGGATTGGGAGGTGGACCCTCCAGGTTGGACTGAGAACAAGTGGTTTCACATGGCCGGGATTCCTCTGTgaggcctccctgcccccccacccccgcacccccaGGGTAGTTGTGAGGGCAGCCAGGGGTAATAGATATGGAAGCACTTTGCCAATGAGAAAACTGTCTGGGAGCTTCTCCATCATTGTCAGGATCCATGTGGCTTTGGACGCTGGTGCTTGGGCGCCAGTCTCCCAAAAGTGTCCCCTAAAGGGACCAGCCTCCTGTAAAACCCTCATGCCCCTGCCTTCACCACCATGACCCAGTGTCCTGATTTCCAGCCTGCAGAGACTGCCTGCAACAGCTGGGACGTGTTCGGGGCCTGATGGCACGTCTGCAAAGGTAAagaatctttcctttctctcctggggtctccttccttccagggcccaggctgggaCCCCAAGGCTGCAGGCAGCCTGGGGATGACCTGGGAGGGGGAGCCATGGCAGCGGGGTTCATCTCAAGTCCCAAGGGGAGGGACAGCAGGTTGCACTGTCAAGTCCACGTGGGGGCTGTGGGGGGCCATGGCCGCAGGTGCCTACCCCTGCCGGGCCCCGTCGGCTCTTGCCTAGAGCTTGTGCCTCTTGTCTCCTGCAGCCACCTGCGCAGAGGCCCTGACAGGGGCCGCTTTCACCGCCACTCACGTCCGGACCCCCTTGGCGAGGTGTGCCAAGCAGTGCCCGCTGGAGCCCAGCAGCCGTGCAGGGAGCCTGCACAAGAGGCTGTTCCCACCATGGCCCTATCAGCTTCCCCGGCTCCTCTGACCCCTCTGGCCTCCATCCTGGCAGCAGACCCGCAAGACCAATGCAACATCAAGAGCATCCTGCAGGGTCCTGCCACAACTTCCTCACCTCCAGGTAACTCCTTTTGGGCATCTGCCATCCCAGCCATCTGGAGTCTTGGCCTCGCCAGCCGTCCCATGGCATTCCTCTCCTGCTGGTGGGAGACCACCAAGGCCTTGTTCTTCCCCACCTCACCCAAGTGGGAGGCCCAGCAAGAGCCCACCTCACCGGAGGAGGCCTCCAACTGGGAAAGCCCCACACACAGCTGGGCAGAGACGAGCGGCCCCTCGCTTGTCAGCCCGCCTAGCCAGAGGCTGCTGGACATCCTCATCCCCAAGAGGCTGGACCTGAAGTTTCACAAAGAGCGAGAAAAAGAGGGGTCATTTTCAACACAAAGCAGCTCAGCCTACCCCCTGAGCTCTTTAGGGATGATATGGACATCACTGAGTCGGCAGCAGGAGGCTACAACCCTTCCATCGTTCGGGAACATCAAAGACAAAGCAGAGCTGCTGCCTGGTCCTCAGCAGTTCTTATACCCCGAGGTCTTGAGGGACTACGTCGAGTGCACATACAGCCAGCTCTTCTGGGGTCTCCCCTCTCTGCACAGCAAGGCATTGGTGACTACTGCTTTTGTCCCTTGGAGCTCTTCTCAACTACAGGCTCCCCCCATTTTATTCTATGGCATTTCTAGTGGCTTTCCAGAACCCATTCCACTGAGAATATCTGGAGGTTTTTCCCAGGACTCTTTCTTGCCCTGCCCTGAGGCCCAACCCCAGCCTTCCACTCAAAACTTGCCTCAGTCCCAGGCCCTCTTCCTGCCTCAGACCCAggcccagcccttcctcccacTGTCTCTCCTGTTCAGACCACCTTCTGCTCCACCCCAGCTGGGGACCCTTGGGCTATATTGCCCAACATTCCAGAAAAAGGCACTCTATTTCACCCCAGCTGAAATGCAACCTCTGGCATGCCCCTGGCTGCAGAAGCAACAGCTGCAAAAGAGGATCACCCAAAATCAAAGAGACAGGGGCCTGCCTCTCGGGATCCCACTGTCTCTGGCAATAAATCCATCTCAGTGCCAATTGGCAGACATGCAGCCTGCACAGGGCCAACAAGAACCCAGGCAGCCCTCTCCCCTCACAGCCAGTAGTGGCCTGGGCCCATACAAGACAAGGGCCAGGAGCCCTACCAGATCCCCGCGGAGATGCCAAATGACCAACGAACGAGGCAAGGACTTCCTCGAGGCTCTAGAGCCGTGTCTCAGGAGGGTCTCAAAATACCTCCTCAGGGCCAGCCTCCCAGACACGTTTCTGGAAAGGACCTCTGACATGGGGGCAGAAAGGTCCTTACAGAGGGACTCTGCAAAGTGTTTCCCCAGGGTCCCAGATAGAAGACATCTAGAAACAACCCTCAAAGTCCACCTGAGGAAAAAGGTGGAGGAGATtcataagggtttgatccctgtgacTGTACAGCAATCCTGGCTTGCTGTCAATCAGTCTCTTCCTAAGTGCCACAGTGTCAAGAAAAGCCAAACTCCAGCATCCTGGAAGTACTGGAAGCCATATGTAAACACCTCCAGGGAGATGTCTGTTCTTAATCCTGGCATTCAACAGATGCTGGAAGTACATATTATGAGCTTTCGGGTAAGGCACATGTGGGACTTTCCTACCCAGGCCTTTGAACCTATACATCTCAAGCCAAGTAGGGCTCAGCCCTCACCCCTTCCAAGGTCTACCTTTTCCCCCTCAGCCACCCAGCAACCCAGGGAACACTCCAAAGCCAAGGTTTCCAGCCCAGGGCTCGTGGCTGACCTCAAAGGGATCGAAGAGAGCAGCCAAGGGCAGCAGAAATCCATAAAACCAAAACGTAGGGACCCATACAATAGCCAGGGTGTGAGGCTTGCCCCAACTGATGAGTGGAGGGGATTTAAGAGGCTCCAACCTGAAGAGCACAAAAACTCAAAGAGCAGCCAGAGACCACAGCAACCCCAAAACCCAAAAGTGAGGAACCCATGTAAGGGCCAGATGGCCTCAGATGATGAGGAGGTCTGCAAGTGGCTCCTACCAGAAGATGACGATGAAACAAACAGCCAGAGAGAGATGTTTGCCCCAGATAAGGAGTGGCAGGGATTCAAGAGGCCCAAGCCAAAAgcacataaagaaagaaagagctggagagagaggttTGCCCCAACTGATGAGTGGAGGGGATTTAAGAGGCTCCAACCTGAAGAGCACAAAAACTCAAAGAGCAGCCAGAGACCACAGCAACCCCCAAACCCAAAAGTGAGAGACCCATGTAAGGGCCAGATGGCCTCAGATGATGAGGAGGTCTGCAAGTGGCTCCTACCAGAAGATGATGACG includes:
- the LOC125128434 gene encoding spermatogenesis-associated protein 31E1-like, which translates into the protein MEPLGRRRRRSMRQSALKACRDCLQQLGRVRGLMARLQSHLRRGPDRGRFHRHSRPDPLGEVCQAVPAGAQQPCREPAQEAVPTMALSASPAPLTPLASILAADPQDQCNIKSILQGPATTSSPPGNSFWASAIPAIWSLGLASRPMAFLSCWWETTKALFFPTSPKWEAQQEPTSPEEASNWESPTHSWAETSGPSLVSPPSQRLLDILIPKRLDLKFHKEREKEGSFSTQSSSAYPLSSLGMIWTSLSRQQEATTLPSFGNIKDKAELLPGPQQFLYPEVLRDYVECTYSQLFWGLPSLHSKALVTTAFVPWSSSQLQAPPILFYGISSGFPEPIPLRISGGFSQDSFLPCPEAQPQPSTQNLPQSQALFLPQTQAQPFLPLSLLFRPPSAPPQLGTLGLYCPTFQKKALYFTPAEMQPLACPWLQKQQLQKRITQNQRDRGLPLGIPLSLAINPSQCQLADMQPAQGQQEPRQPSPLTASSGLGPYKTRARSPTRSPRRCQMTNERGKDFLEALEPCLRRVSKYLLRASLPDTFLERTSDMGAERSLQRDSAKCFPRVPDRRHLETTLKVHLRKKVEEIHKGLIPVTVQQSWLAVNQSLPKCHSVKKSQTPASWKYWKPYVNTSREMSVLNPGIQQMLEVHIMSFRVRHMWDFPTQAFEPIHLKPSRAQPSPLPRSTFSPSATQQPREHSKAKVSSPGLVADLKGIEESSQGQQKSIKPKRRDPYNSQGVRLAPTDEWRGFKRLQPEEHKNSKSSQRPQQPQNPKVRNPCKGQMASDDEEVCKWLLPEDDDETNSQREMFAPDKEWQGFKRPKPKAHKERKSWRERFAPTDEWRGFKRLQPEEHKNSKSSQRPQQPPNPKVRDPCKGQMASDDEEVCKWLLPEDDDETNSQREMFAPDKEWQGFKRPKPKAHKQRKSWRERFAPTDEWRGFKRLQPEEHKNSKSSQRPQQPQNPKVRDPCKGQMASDDEEVCEWLLPEDDDETNSQREMFAPDKEWQGFKRPKPKAHKQRKSWRERFAPTDERRGFTKLQSEAYEEKFSGLRASQANAVSHPPKVKERGESLGSKDLPFSPRKEHILPESSFRRRMKHFLQYVSPHQKGKGTETVLQKGKPVSLTAPSQEPVKCRSGDPEAEVTGTVIGQILGKQPGLRQDLQPSELNQHTQQLQPPAAGQSHYQKIRMFFEQKRLLRNRAHGHQTTPKDPSSLNSGGTKDKAGKGTSPPKDLGTPGRPCQQGPMVAGTSGHLHHPLTCSPPKGASAGQPGLWSSGEDEDQALPACPHPLGDKQGQDHVCCHLTTWWRKLYPRLGCQEGGKWKRCPGWDAGKVQ